In Aulosira sp. FACHB-615, the sequence GCTTCAGCTTCATCAAGGTGGAGAGAATTAATCCCTTACGTTGAATCCCTTCGGCTTTTTGTAATTGTTCTTCGACATCTTTAACTACAACCTCATACAGTGATGCTTGCTCTTTGGTAAGATTAGTATAAAGTTTTTGTTCAACTTTATCGGGCAAGTCGCTGATAATCGATTGGTCAGTTTTCACTCGCCGTAATATTAAAGGTTCTACTAATTTCTTGAGTGTAGTTGACTTTACTTTATCATTATCTTTTTGAATGGGGATTTCAAAAGACTTGCGAAATTGTGCTTCTTTACCCAAATACCCAGGATTGAGAAAGTTAAAAATTGACCACAAATCAAGTAAACGGTTTTCCACAGGTGTACCCGTCAAAGCTAGGCGATGTTTGGCAGAGATTTTCACAATAGCTTTAGTCTGTGCAGCCTTCGGATTTTTAATGTTTTGTGCCTCATCCACTACCAAACGTTGCCATTCGACACTGTTAAAGAGTTTTTCATCTTTGCGAGCTAGAGTAAAAGAGCTAATCACCACGTCATGCTGCTGGCAAGCCGCTTGAAAATCGGCAGAGTCAGTTAAGCGAGTGCTGCCATGATGTACAAGAGTTTTTAAATGAGGAGCAAACTTGGCAATTTCTTTATGCCAATTGCCAACAACGGAAGTGGGTGCAATTAGTAGTGTTGGTAAATGATGTTGTTTTGCATCTTTCTGGTGAACTAATAAAGCAATCACCTGTACGGACTTTCCCAGTCCCATATCATCTGCTAAACAGCCATTTAAGCCTAATTTTTCCAAATATTGCAGCCAAGAAACCCCCCGCTTTTGATATTCTCGCAGAGTACCTTGCAGACTTAAATGTTGTGAAATTGGCTCTAACTGACTTTTATCTTGCAGTTTGGACATAACTTCTGCTAAGGCTTGGTCATGTTCGATTTCCCAATCATCTCCAGCCTCGGCAGTACGTTGCATAAACTCCAGCAAAGTCATCTGCGGTTGCTCCGAACCGTGGGAGTCCCAAAATTGGAGTAATTGCTGCATTTTATCTCGGTCTAATTCCATCCATTGACCGCGAAAATGCACCAAGGGAGCCTTAGTATTAACTAGTTGTTCCCATTCCTGTGGTGTAACAGTAGCATCGCCAATTGCTAATTCATATTGATACTCCACCAGTGAATTTAGACCAAAATAGCTTCTAGTTTCACCCTTTATGGGAGTTAATTTTTTGCTTGATGCTTTGAGGCGAATCTTAGCGCGACGGCGACCAGCAGGAGTGTACCAAGACGGGACAATAATTTTAAAACCTGAATCTTCCAATACCCAAGCACTTTCCTTGAGGAAGCTAAATGCTTCATCTAAGGTCAGGTGCATTCCGATGGGACACTCTGTTTCTAATCCTTGCCAAAGCTTGGGATACATCCGGGCAGCATAGCCCAGATTCAGTAGTAAATTAGTTTCAAAATCTTGACCATATTGTTTGTGAACACCTGCTTTAGTTTTTTGATTCATCAGCCAGTATTCTGCCAATGCCATCTTCAAGGAAGGGTCTTGTTTACTAGATACCAAAAATTGAATCTGCCAATTGTCTATATCTTGGGCAGTTGGGGAGTGCATCTGAAAGCATAGATGGAAGGGTAAGTTAGATTGAGTGTGCTGAATTCTGTTTTTCCACGCCAACCACTGTTTGTATTGGAGTAAAGAAGTTTCGGTTTTTAATGGATTATATTTGTTTTGATTCAGACAATAGTAAATCAGAGAATCTGCTATTTGTTTATCAAAAGTGGCTGTGGAGATGGTATCAGTTACTAAATTTTGGAGAAGAGATTCAGAAAAATGTCGTAAGAGTGTTTCCTTATCGAAAAATTCTATTTGTTGCTCTTGATTGTGGCTACCTGCTGTGCAAAGGAACGGCATATACTCAATATATTTTGAAATATTTGCTTCATATTGCTCAGAAATAATTTCCCAAACCGCATATATCTCAAATTGTTTTGAGGAAGTCTCTTTACTTTTGTTCTTGCGTGTTTTATCCTTGAGTGCTGCTAAGGGTCGATATTTTAATGCCGGAATATATTGGTCTTTGAAGATGATTTGTTTAAAGGCTTGGGTATAATGATACCAGAATAGTAAATCTGAGCCAATTTGAAATTCATTGGCATTATAAAGTGCCAAAAAATGAATATCGTGAAGAAGTTTGACAATATTGATTAATTTTCTGCCTTTAGCCGAAACTACTGTTTCATAGCAGATGACGTTCCAGTATTGGAAATCTTCGTAACTTTCAGGAAATTCAAACTCTAGATACTTAATTAATTCTGGTGAAGGAATGGGCTGATTATTGACAGTCGGAAGCGCAAAATATTTGGTAGAGATGCGTTCTTTTAATTGTATAGGGTTCTCTTTAAATACCAGATTCTGCACTAAGAAACTGATTAATTCTTCTTGTGGTAAATGTCTAGGATGAATCTGCTGTTTAGTACGACTTTGTTGAACTACAGAAGTTTCTATCCACAGATAAAAAGAACCAGATTGGATAAATTCATTTGTTTGGTCTGGTATCCAGGTGCCATGAAGAACTTGCATTGCCGTAATGCCTGTGGATTTTGCAGCGTAACTAGTATTTAAAAATTAATGTATCAAAAATTGTGCGATTTTTCGGCAATTTTGGTTTGATATCTCAAGATGCTTGTCACCTGGGTGTGGTTAAAGATAGTATTTATGTACTGTAAAAAACTTATTTTCCGGCTTAAAATAATGTGCGGCATTTCTAAAAGCCAATGTCCACGCCCCTAACTCCAGCTACTCGACAAGTAAATGCCACCCCGCACTACGAAACCATCACAGGGGTAGTAGAACGCCTGACTTTTCACTCCGAGGAATCAGGCTATACAGTTGCACGTCTAACTCGACCCCGCAGTAGTGACCTGACCACAATTGTCGGCAGTTTTGCAAATATCCAACCAGGGCAGACGCTACAGCTAACGGGCTTCTGGCGAGAACATCCGCAATATGGGTCACAGTTTCAAGTCACCAATTACAAAGAAACCAAACCAGCAACCCTCACAGGAATTGAGAAATACTTGGGTAGTGGGCTGATCAAAGGAGTTGGCCCGGTCACAGCCAAACGCATAGTTGTACATTTTGGTTTGGAAACACTCGACATCATCGAAAACCAAATTGACCGTCTTATCGAAGTTCAAGGCATTGCCAAAAAGCGGATCAAGCTAATCAAGAATGCTTGGGAGACACAGAAGGCGATCAAGGAAGTGATGGTCTTTCTGCAAACCCACGGGGTGTCAACAACCTACGCAGTCAAAATTTATAAGCAGTATCAAGATAATGCGATCGCTACAGTCACTCAAAATCCGTACCAACTAGCAACCGACATTTATGGGATTGGTTTCCTCACAGCCGATAAGATTGCTCGGAATTTAGGCGTGCCAACGGACTCCCAATTTAGATATTGTGCTGGAATCATCCACGCATTGAGTGAAGCTGCCGAAGATGGACACTGTTATCTGCCACAGCCAGAACTAATCGAGAAAGTCACCAAACTGTTAACAACAGATGACCATCAGCCAACCGAATTGGCGATCGCTGACATTATCAAGGACATGGGTGCAAGGGAGGAGTTGATCAGGGAATATGTTAGAGATAGCTACGGGGAGAAATTATTACTCTGCTATAAGCCGAGCTTCTTCCACACCGAGCAGAATTTAGCCCAATTGATATCTCGAAAGTTACGCCACCCAGTGACACAGGATATGCCGCGTGTTCGTGCTTGGCTAGAGCGATTTATGAAAAGCCGCAACATCCAGTTATCGCCACAACAGCAGCAAGCGGTAGAGAAAGCAGCATATTCTCCCATAATGGTGTTGACTGGTGGGCCGGGAGTAGGCAAGACGTTCACAACCCACACTATCGTCAGCCTGTGGAAAGCGATGGGTAAAACAATAGCCTTGGCTGCACCAACGGGAAGGGCAGCACAACGGTTATCAGAAATGACGGGATTAGAAGCAAAAACCATACATCGTCTGCTAGAATTTGACCCGAAAACAATGGGTTTTAAACGGGATAACGAAAACCCCCTGTCTTGTGATGCCGTTATTGCTGATGAAGCTAGTATGTTAGACCTATTTTTGGCACATTCGTTGGTGAAAGCAGTGGCACAGGGGAAACAATTATTGTTAGTGGGTGATATCGACCAGCTACCCTCTGTTGGCCCTGGCAAAGTGCTGGCTGACCTAATCACTTCACTGCAAGTACCAGTGGTGAAGCTAACGCAAGTGTTCCGCCAAGCCCAGCAGAGTGCGATCGTCACTGCCGCGCACCAAATTAACCAGGGCGATTACCCTTGTTTAGAACCAATCTCAGAGAATCCTGTGTCAGATTGCCTGTGGCATGGTGGAGGACATCAGCCAGAACACGGCGTACAAGCAATTTGTGAGTTGATTACAGAATTTATTCCCCGGTTAGGTTTTAATGGAGCCTCTGATGTGCAAGTACTTTGCCCAATGTCACGGGGTTTGGTGGGAACTCGCAACTTGAATATGGTGTTGCAGCAGCTGATCAATCCGCCCAGTCCCGATAAAGCAGAGATTGTCAGAAGTGGAATGACTCTGCGGGTAGGCGATCGCATTATCCAACAAACCAACGATTACAACCGTGAGGTATTTAATGGTGACTTGGGGACTATTCTGAGTATCGATACTGAAGAACAGGAAGTTACAGTTGACTATGGTGGTCGCCCTGTGGTTTACGATTATGCGGATTTAAATGAGATTACGTTGGCATTCGCTGTTTCAATTCATAAAAGTCAAGGTTCAGAGTATCCGGTGGTGATACTGCCACTATATATGCAGCACTATATGATGCTGTCACGTAATCTATTTTATACAGGTTTGACTCGTGCCAGGAAATTAGCCATTGTGGTTGGTTCAAAAAAAGCGATATCTTTGGCTGTGAAGACTACGGATGACCAGCAGCGTTACACAAGATTATGGCAGAGGTTGTTGCAGCCGATTTAATATCACCTAAAAGATAATTTTAAATAATGACCCATAAGTATGAATCATTCACAGAATTTGAAGTCAGGTTAGACGAAATGATTCAAAACCAAAAGCTAAAGCCTGAGTACAAAACTCTGCTTCTAGAAATATCTGAACTTGGAGAGAAAGCTTATGCTAATGGTCTAATTTTTGGACTAGGATGGAGCGTAGATGATAACAATGTTGTTCTCGATGAATATGAAATAATGAATAGGGGCGGTAATATTTTGTATTTAACTATTTCAGAAACACGAGAATACATTCAAAATTTAATTGAAGATTTAGGATAAGTTATTAAGTTCCGTTATTTGAATTACTCGCTCCTTCTAGAAATTCTTGTAGTGTTCGCAAAGTGCGCTCTGTGGAATCAATAAATACTACTTGAATACGGGCTTCAACAGCAACTTGTGAATTTTGTTCTTTGATCACCTCAATTGACTGCCAAAAATTGGCTTGGTAGAGTGATGATTGATTTGATTGATCTAACTTAGTGTTGACAATCACATTCTCCAGAATAATTTCCTTACGATAATTAACTTCAATCCGAGCCACAACTGGAACAATTTTCTGTTTGATATTTATGTTATGGTGCTTTAACCAATCCCAACGTCCCGTTTCTAAATACTCTAAAACAGTAGTATTGTTAACATGACCTAAACTATCGAGGTCATTTGGACGTACCTGTAGTTTTAAAGAGACAAGTTCAAAACTCATTCGTTAAAAATCTTTTAATTTAAATTTATTTGGCTAGTGAAAATACTATAGGACTACATATTTAAATTAATTTTTGATAAAAAAAATACAAATAAGAAAAAAATCGAGCAAGCTTATTTACGGCTGAGAATTTTTCGACCTGTTGTGGCGTTCAATTGATGATAGTTTTATTACAGGTACGGTAGAAGGCTTTCTAATTGTCTAAGAAAATTTACCCTGGTATCAATGATTGATGCGTTTGATATAAGAGTAGAGAATTTCTCGTTCACTATGGCTAGAGATAATAAAGCATTGCTGTCCTACTGCGTGATGATAAAGAACAATGGCAACACTTTCTTTTGGGCAAACTCCTAAACAACTGGTAGTGAACTACCTACACTGACCTTGCGGTACAGTGTAGGCTTCCTGCCCAACAGAAAGCGCAGTAGTGGATTTCTTGCGTCCTCCCCTGCTCCGAGTTACATCTGGGCGACAGGCTTTATCCCCCGTTCCAGAGGTCAAAATTCGTAGACCCTCATCTCTGAGGTTAATGCTTGCGTTCACATCCCTGTCGTGCCTAGTTTGGCAATTGTCACAAGTCCAAAATCTTACATCAAGTGGCAAACTACCAACTTGATTAAGACAAACATGACAGGTTTTTGAACTTGGAAAAAATCTATCAACTTCAAGATAAATCTTCCCTTCCATTTCTGCCTTGTATTTAAGCATTGTGCAAAACATTCCCCAACCGACTTGATGTATAGATTTGGCTAGTTTATGGTTTCGCATCATGCCTTTAACGTTGAGATTTTCAAGCACTATAACTTGATTTTCGTTAACTATCCTACGAGATAGCTTGTGCAGAAAATCCTCACGGCAGTTAGTTATTTTTCTGTGAACTCTAGCAACTTTCTTTCGAGCTTTAACACGGTTGTTAGAACCTTTCTGCTTCTTAGATAGTTGCCGTTGTTTAAGTTTTAAATTCTTCTCATGCTTATTGAGTATTTTAGGATTGTCAAACTTTGAACCATCACTGGTAACAGCAAAGTGGGTTAATCCCAAGTCAATACCTATCGCTTTACCTTCTGTATTTAATTCTGGTTTTTCTTTACCATCATCAAAAAGAATAGCCGCAAAGTATTGATTAGAGCAGTTTTTGGATATGGTTACAGTCTTAACTTTCCCCTCAATGGGTCTATGAATGATTGCTGTTACATCTCCTATTTTTGGAAGACCTACAGAATTATCAGCAATTTTGACATTTTGAGGATATTGTATTGACTGCTTACCATGTTTAGATTTGAATCTAGGATATTTAGCTCGTTTCTCAAAAAAGTTATTAAAAGCTACCCCTAGATTTAAACAAACCTGTTGCAAACATTGTGAGTAAGTTAGTGCTAACCACTCATATTCTTTTTTTAGCTGGGGAATTATCTTTTTGACTTCATATCCAGACAAACCCTTGCCAGTTTCCTTATATGTTTGGTTCATCAAGTTCAAGCAGTAATTCCAAAGCCATCTGCAACTGCCAAAAGCTTGCGCTAGTGACTGCTGCTGTTGGGTGTCTGGATATAACCTGACTTTGAAGACTCTTAACATATTAGAGTAAACAACGTTTGCTATAAAAAAGTATAACATAGAAATTGCTAGTTTCCTCCATATCTTCCTCCCTTGCCTATCGGCATCGGTCGGAAGATTGTCGTCAATTAGCCTGCCATTCATCTCATCACCTCCCTACCCTTCGGGAACACTTCGTGAACGGGTAGGTGAGAGGCTTCTGTCAGTTCAAGCTAACAACTCGATATTTTCCCCATAATCCATCAAATTTGAGTTGAGACTTCAGCCATTTCTGTAGTTCTTCGGAAGCTGTTGTACCTGATCTTACTTGGTGATAACTGTCAGAAAATTGCTCGACTGTACACTGGGAACATATTAGTATCAAACCATTTTGCCACTGAGGAGTGAAAGTGGGAATGGGAGGAATAGTGGCAGGAGTTTTTAATGGTCGATTGCTGGAAGGAACAGTGGGTTGTTCATTAGATGAGAACTGGTGAAAAATTTGCTTGATTAGTTTAAAAATCCGTTTAAGCAGTTTCTTCATTGACAAATGACTTTGCTATTTCTCTCATATCATCACCTAAATTGACTATTGAGTTTGTTTTAATAGATTCAGGATCACATAAAGTTCAAAAAACTTTATGTTGAGAGTTTTCTTATAACTATTATTTTTCATATCTGAGTCGATTAGCGGGATTAATACCAATTCGCAATTCGCGGCGGACGTGACGCTTGTTCCGACGTTCGCAGACTCGCTAACGCTTCGCTGTGTCAGTAATTAATTTATGGTTAGTCTTTTGAGAGAATTTACTGAATCTTTTTGAGATTTTAATAATGAGATATTTGAAGTAGAAATTAATACATTAAAATTGGATATTATATGAAACAAATAAAAAATAAGTCATGAATAAAAAATGGGCAGTCAAGCGGCTAACAATCAATCTTGCCACCAGTGAAATGGAGAAGCTAGAAAAGTATTGCCAAAAAACAGGAAGACCTGCAACAGATGTTATTCGGGAGTTGATTCGTTCTTTAGAAGTAGACCAACTTAATGCCACTGCTCAACAAGGTAGTTCAGCAGAAAAATTTGACCAACCACTACTCGAATGTGCTAACTTATCTTAAGTCTGTTCTTGTAAAGCTAAAAGTTAGTATCAAGTCAGATTGATAGAGACATAAAGACAAAATCATAAATGTTTATCTATATAATTACTTGTTGGCTCGACGTTTCGTCTGGTATGAACAAAGCAGGAGTCGCTGAGAAGCCCACACCTACAGCGCGGCTTCGGTGTGGGAGTATGTCACAAGTGGTTTTAAAATAAGTAAACTTATGTCTTACAGTGATTTCACCCTCAAGAAAGTGAAAACCGAATTTAACCTCACCATAGTTGAGCGTC encodes:
- a CDS encoding DEAD/DEAH box helicase; translation: MQVLHGTWIPDQTNEFIQSGSFYLWIETSVVQQSRTKQQIHPRHLPQEELISFLVQNLVFKENPIQLKERISTKYFALPTVNNQPIPSPELIKYLEFEFPESYEDFQYWNVICYETVVSAKGRKLINIVKLLHDIHFLALYNANEFQIGSDLLFWYHYTQAFKQIIFKDQYIPALKYRPLAALKDKTRKNKSKETSSKQFEIYAVWEIISEQYEANISKYIEYMPFLCTAGSHNQEQQIEFFDKETLLRHFSESLLQNLVTDTISTATFDKQIADSLIYYCLNQNKYNPLKTETSLLQYKQWLAWKNRIQHTQSNLPFHLCFQMHSPTAQDIDNWQIQFLVSSKQDPSLKMALAEYWLMNQKTKAGVHKQYGQDFETNLLLNLGYAARMYPKLWQGLETECPIGMHLTLDEAFSFLKESAWVLEDSGFKIIVPSWYTPAGRRRAKIRLKASSKKLTPIKGETRSYFGLNSLVEYQYELAIGDATVTPQEWEQLVNTKAPLVHFRGQWMELDRDKMQQLLQFWDSHGSEQPQMTLLEFMQRTAEAGDDWEIEHDQALAEVMSKLQDKSQLEPISQHLSLQGTLREYQKRGVSWLQYLEKLGLNGCLADDMGLGKSVQVIALLVHQKDAKQHHLPTLLIAPTSVVGNWHKEIAKFAPHLKTLVHHGSTRLTDSADFQAACQQHDVVISSFTLARKDEKLFNSVEWQRLVVDEAQNIKNPKAAQTKAIVKISAKHRLALTGTPVENRLLDLWSIFNFLNPGYLGKEAQFRKSFEIPIQKDNDKVKSTTLKKLVEPLILRRVKTDQSIISDLPDKVEQKLYTNLTKEQASLYEVVVKDVEEQLQKAEGIQRKGLILSTLMKLKQICNHPGQFLQDGSAFLPERSHKLSRLVEMVDEA
- a CDS encoding ATP-dependent RecD-like DNA helicase; the protein is MSTPLTPATRQVNATPHYETITGVVERLTFHSEESGYTVARLTRPRSSDLTTIVGSFANIQPGQTLQLTGFWREHPQYGSQFQVTNYKETKPATLTGIEKYLGSGLIKGVGPVTAKRIVVHFGLETLDIIENQIDRLIEVQGIAKKRIKLIKNAWETQKAIKEVMVFLQTHGVSTTYAVKIYKQYQDNAIATVTQNPYQLATDIYGIGFLTADKIARNLGVPTDSQFRYCAGIIHALSEAAEDGHCYLPQPELIEKVTKLLTTDDHQPTELAIADIIKDMGAREELIREYVRDSYGEKLLLCYKPSFFHTEQNLAQLISRKLRHPVTQDMPRVRAWLERFMKSRNIQLSPQQQQAVEKAAYSPIMVLTGGPGVGKTFTTHTIVSLWKAMGKTIALAAPTGRAAQRLSEMTGLEAKTIHRLLEFDPKTMGFKRDNENPLSCDAVIADEASMLDLFLAHSLVKAVAQGKQLLLVGDIDQLPSVGPGKVLADLITSLQVPVVKLTQVFRQAQQSAIVTAAHQINQGDYPCLEPISENPVSDCLWHGGGHQPEHGVQAICELITEFIPRLGFNGASDVQVLCPMSRGLVGTRNLNMVLQQLINPPSPDKAEIVRSGMTLRVGDRIIQQTNDYNREVFNGDLGTILSIDTEEQEVTVDYGGRPVVYDYADLNEITLAFAVSIHKSQGSEYPVVILPLYMQHYMMLSRNLFYTGLTRARKLAIVVGSKKAISLAVKTTDDQQRYTRLWQRLLQPI
- a CDS encoding thioesterase family protein: MSFELVSLKLQVRPNDLDSLGHVNNTTVLEYLETGRWDWLKHHNINIKQKIVPVVARIEVNYRKEIILENVIVNTKLDQSNQSSLYQANFWQSIEVIKEQNSQVAVEARIQVVFIDSTERTLRTLQEFLEGASNSNNGT
- a CDS encoding RNA-guided endonuclease TnpB family protein, producing the protein MLRVFKVRLYPDTQQQQSLAQAFGSCRWLWNYCLNLMNQTYKETGKGLSGYEVKKIIPQLKKEYEWLALTYSQCLQQVCLNLGVAFNNFFEKRAKYPRFKSKHGKQSIQYPQNVKIADNSVGLPKIGDVTAIIHRPIEGKVKTVTISKNCSNQYFAAILFDDGKEKPELNTEGKAIGIDLGLTHFAVTSDGSKFDNPKILNKHEKNLKLKQRQLSKKQKGSNNRVKARKKVARVHRKITNCREDFLHKLSRRIVNENQVIVLENLNVKGMMRNHKLAKSIHQVGWGMFCTMLKYKAEMEGKIYLEVDRFFPSSKTCHVCLNQVGSLPLDVRFWTCDNCQTRHDRDVNASINLRDEGLRILTSGTGDKACRPDVTRSRGGRKKSTTALSVGQEAYTVPQGQCR
- a CDS encoding CopG family transcriptional regulator, encoding MNKKWAVKRLTINLATSEMEKLEKYCQKTGRPATDVIRELIRSLEVDQLNATAQQGSSAEKFDQPLLECANLS